From the Robbsia betulipollinis genome, the window CCTCGAAAAACGGAAGCGGCGCGTTGGCGGCGCGGGGCGCCGGGGAGGAAATGGGGTCTGATGACATGCGATGGCGTCCACTAAAAAAGGCTGGCGGCGCTATTGTGCCTCTTTTTGGCGCAACGCCGCCATTTCCCCGATATCGGCAGGCACCGGCAACGATGCCGCATCGGGACGCGGTACCCGCTGCATGGCATGCCCGGCATCCGCCGACGTGCTCCGGCGCGTCAGCGGGCGCGTGGCGAAACCCGCCGGCGCACCGCATTCGCGCAGCAGCGCGCGCAGATCGAGAATCACGGGAAAGACCTCATGGTTCAGATCCTCGCCCTGCCGGTCGTGCGCGGCCTGTTCGCGCTCGACGATCCAGCGGTCTTCCTTGAAGATGCGTTCGGTGAACCAGACCAGCAGCGGCCAGGCCACGTCGAGCAGGGGCGCGAGCTTCGGCTTGCGGATCGACAGCAGCCCGAAGGTGCGGTTCGTGCGCTGTTCCGCGTCGAGCGGCACGTAGACGATCCACAAATCCATCACCCGGGTGCCGTCGGAGGTCTCGATGCGCAGCGTCTGGTACGGGTAGGCGGTACGGATCGTCATCACGTCCTTGGGGCTCCCGGCGCTGCCCTTGGTATCGCCGCCGTTCGCGTCGGCGCTTTTCGCACCGACCCGGCGTCGTTCGCCGAAGACCAGCGCCTCGCCCATCGGCTGCTTGCCGGCCATGCGGGAGAAGGTGTATTCGACCTCGACCCAATCCTCGCTCTTGCGGCGGCCCAGCGAACGCGCCTGCATCTGTCCCATCTGGCGCCGGTGCAGGAACTGATGGTTCATGTCCATCAGGTTCTCATGCATGAACGAGTAATGGCACTGCACTTCGCGGCCGAAACGCCGGGTCTTGTACGCCGGGTCCGCGACGGATCCCAACGTGGGGAAGGGCACGGTCTCGGCCAGCGCCGGGTCCCCCGGGAAAACGAAGATCAGCCCCTGTTCCTCGCGGCAAGGGTAGGCGCGCACGCCGTTGGGCAGGCGCTCGCGCCCCAGATAGGGGACGTCGATGCACTTCCCGGCGCAGTCGTAGGTCCAGCCGTGATAGCAGCACCGGATCGTCTCGCCTTCGACCACGCCCGCATGCAGGGGTACCTGGCGGTGCGCGCAACGGTCTTCGAGCGCGAAAACCTTGCCGGTTCCGGTGCGCACCAGGACGATCGGATCGCCGGCGAAGCGCACCGCATGGGTCTTGCCCCGCTTGAGTTCGCGCGACCATGCGAGCGGATACCAGTGATCGGGATGGATGTCGACGCGGCGCAGGTCGCGCGGCGTGTCCGCCATGGCCGCGCCGGGGGGGACGTCCTTGACGGTGAGGCTTTCCAGCGGAACGACGGTGGTGTGCATGGGAACGTCTCCGTGCGGTGGTGCCGGGGCACACTGACAGGCCAGGGGCGCATGGACGCCAGGGCGGCGTCGACACGGACATCGTCGCACAGTCTAGCGGATATTCGCCGCGTACGAGTCCCGGGTTACGCGCCCGGCCGGCTTCAATCCTGCGAGTGATTCTGCTGCGCGAACAGCGTCCAGCTGGCCATGAACAGGGCGGCGATCAGCGGGCCGATCACGAAACCGTTGATGCCGAACAGGGCCATGCCGCCCAGCGTGGAGATCAGGACGACCCAGTCCGGCAGCTTGGTGTCCTTGCCGACCAGCAGCGGGCGCAGCAGGTTGTCGGCCAGGCCGATCACGAACACGCAGAACAGCAGCAGGATGGTGGCTTTCCATTCGTGGCCGGTGGCGAACAGCAGGATGGCCGCCGGACCCCAGACGAGCGCCGCGCCGATGGCGGGCAGCAACGACAGGAAGGCCATCAGCACGCCCCAGAGCAACGCACCCTCAACGCCGAGGATCAGGAAGATGATGCCGCCGAGCAGACCCTGCACCAGGGCCACCACGATATTGCCCTTCACCGTGGCGCGCACGACCGTCGTGAATTTGCGCAGCAGATGTACCTTGTGCGATTCGTCGAAGGGCAGCGCGTGTCGGATCAGACGGCCGATGTGCCGGCCGTCGCGCAGCAGGAAGAACACGAGGTAGAGCATGACGCCGAACGCGACCACGAACTGGAAGGTGTTCTGCCCGAAGGTCAGGGCACGCGCGGCCAGCACCTGGCTGATGGTGGCCGCCCCGGCCGTCAGCTTCGCCTGGAGGTCGCCGAAATCCGTCAGGCCGAAGCGGGCGAGCAGGTGCTGGGCGGATGCGGGCAACAGGGCGAGCGCCTTCTGGAAGTAACCCGCGACGTTCAACTGCCCGTGCTGGATGCGCGCGTAGATCAGCGCGACTTCCTGGATCAGCGTGCCGGCTACGAGCGCCAGAGGCAGGATCACCAGCAGCAGGATGAAGGCGAGCGTCGCGAGCGCCGCCAGATTCGGCTTGTTTCCCATGCGCACCAGCAGCCAGCGCTGCACCGGTTGGAACATCAGGGCGAGGATTGCTCCCCAGAAGACGGCGCTGAAAAATGGCAGCAGGATCGAGCCCATGCCGATCGTGACGATTACCAGAAGGATGTGAAACGATTTTTCGTATACCCGGCGATTATTCATTTGCTTGTTATTGGCAACGGTGCGTGGCGGGAGTCGAGCTTCGCGCGCTTTGACCCGGAACGGGGTCCGCGTGGGCGGCGTGCGGCCTGCGGCTAGCTTACACGAGAGTGCCGGTTCGGGTCCGCGGCGCCGGTTGGCGCGGGTCCGGTTGGCGCGGGTCCGGTTGGCGCGGGTCCGCGCGCCCGGTGCGACAGATCACGGTGCGTGAGATACAGGCGCAGGTCGAATTCGATCTGATGATAATCGGGCTGCATGAATTCGCAGAGCCGATAGAACGCCTTGTTGTGGTCGCTTTCCTTCAGATGCGCGAGTTCGTGCACCACGATCATTTTCAGGAAGGGCGCGGGCGCTTCCTTGAAGAGGGAGGCGATGCGGATCTCCTTTTTCGCCTTGAGCTTGCCGCCCTGTACCCGGGAGATCGCCGTGTGCAGCCCCAGCGCGTGGCGCACCACGTCGAGCTTGCTGTCGTAGACGACCTTGTCGATCGCGGGCGCCACGCGCAGGTAGTCCTGTTTCAGCGCGGCACAGTACTGGTACAGCATCCGGTCGGATTGCACCGGATGTCTGTCCGGATACTTCTCCGCCAGATAGGCGTCCAGCTTGTCGTCGGCGATCAGGCGGCGCACTTTGTCCTGCAGCGCCGCCGGGTAGGCGCCCAGATATTTGAGATCGTTCATGGAGAAACCGGGTGGGATGTCGCGATTGTAGCGGGTCGGCGCAAACTTTCGCTTCGGCGTCGCGAATTCCTGTCAACCTAATTCCGGCTGGGGCGTTTAGGTAGATACAGGCCACGTGGCTTGCCGGGCAGTTCCTGCACTCAATACCAAAGGGTTTCTGACATGAAGAAGCAACTCATCATCGCGGCACTGATCAGCTTTTCGTCGGTCGCTGCCTTCGCACAGGCATCGGCACCGGCAGCGGACACGCCGGCCGTGACGGACGCGGCGCCGGCAAGCGGCACGATGGCCAAGAAGAAGCATCACCACAAGAAGCATCACCGCATGCACCACGGCGTTGCAGCCAGCAACGCAACGCCGTCGTCGGCACCGAAGCCCTAAGTTCGGTCGTTCGTCAGGCGGCGCCTACTGGTGCCGTCCTGAAAAAAAAGCCCGGTCGGTTCATCCCGCCGGGCTTTTTTCATGGGCGGCGCGGGGCGCGCCTGCCTTCGCCTGCGCCTTTTCGTTCCCTGGCTAGAGATTGGTCATACCGATGAACTGACGCAGTTCGGGCGTGCGTGGGTTCACGAACAGTTCCTCGGGCGGTCCGATCTCGTGAACCTTGCCCTGATGCATGAAAACCACACGGTCGCATACTTCGCGCGCGAAGCGCATCTCGTGCGTCACCATCAGCAGCGTCATGCCTTCGTCGGCCAGCTTGCGGACCACGTTCAACACTTCGTTGACCAGTTCGGGATCGAGCGCGGAGGTGATTTCGTCGCACAGCAGGGCGTTCGGCTCCATGCTGAGCGCGCGCGCGATCGCCACCCGCTGCTGCTGTCCACCCGAAAGCTGCTCGGGAAAGCTGTCGAATTTCTCGGACAGCCCGACCCGTTCCAGGTTCTGCACCGCCAGCTTGCGCGCGGCCGCTTCGCTGGTGCCCTTGACGACCATCGGCGAGATCATCACGTTGCGGCCCACGCTCAAGTGGGGGAACAGATTGAACTGCTGGAAGATCATGCCGACTTTCAACCGCAGCCGCCGCAGTTCGGCCTCGCCCTGTCCGAGATAAGCCCCCGCGACGTTGATCGCGCCTTCGTCGATCGTCTCCAGGCCGTTGATGCAGCGCAGCAAGGTGCTCTTGCCGGAACCGCTCTTGCCGATGATCGCGATGACTTCGCCCTTTTCGACCGAGAGGCGAATGCCCTTGAGCACTTCATTGCTGCCGAAGCGCTTCTTGACGTCGTCAATGGTGATGAGCGGCATGGAATTTTTTCTCCAGAAAACGGCTATAGACGGAAAGCGGCCAGCACAGCGCGAAGTACATCAGGGCCACCAGACCGAAGGTTTCGAACGGACGAAAGGTCGCGTTGGTGATCATGGTGCCGGCTTTCGTCAGTTCGACGAAGCCGATGATCGAGGTGACGGCCGTGCCCTTGACGATCTGCACGCAAAAGCCGACGGTCGGCGCGATCGAGATGCGCATCGCCTGCGGCAGCACGATATGGCGCATCTGTTGCATACGGCTCATCGCCAGGCTCGCGCCGGCTTCCCACTGGCCGCGGTGAATCGCTTCCACCGCGCCGCGCCAGATTTCGGCGAGAAAGGCGCTCGACCACAGCGTCAGGCCGAGACCGGCGGCGAGCCAGGCGGGCACCTCGAGGCCGAACAGCGCGAGACCGAAGAAGATCATGAACAGCTGCATCAACAGCGGCGTGCCCTGGAAGAGCTCGATATAGCAACGTGCCAGCACGCGCGGCAGCGCCGCGCGCGAGATGCGGCACCACAGCACCAGCAGGCCGACGATGCCGCCGAAGACGAAGGCGCCGACGGACAGCAGGGCGGTCCAGCGCAACGCGAGCAACAGCGCGCGGACGATGTCCCACAGAGTGAAGTTCATGCGGATCTCCTGCGCAGGCGGGGGCCGTCGGTGGTGCGGGCGGGACGGGCGAGCACATAGCGCTCGCCGATGAGCCTGAGCAGCTGGCGCAGCAGGATCGCCAGGATCAGGTAGACGACGGTTGCCACCCCGTACGATTCGAACGCGCGGAAGTTGCGGCCCTGAATAAAGTTCGCGGCGAAGGACAATTCCTCGACGGCGATCTGCGAGCAGACGGCCGACCCCAGCATGACGATCACCAACTGGCTCGACAGCGCCGGCCATATCTTCTGCAGCGCGGGGCGCAGGATGATGTAGCGGAACACCTGGAAGCGCGTCATCGCCAGGCTCAGCGCGGCCTCGGTCTGGCCGCGCGCGACGGCGCCGATGCCGGCGCGAATGATCTCGGTGCTATAGGCGCCCAGATTGATCACCATCGTCAGGATGGCCGCTTCCATCTCGTTGATGCGCAGGCCCACGCCCGGCAAGCCG encodes:
- a CDS encoding amino acid ABC transporter permease, producing MAYQFDFPAVFDYTPVLLKGISVTIELIVIGGGLGIALGIFGAWARTQGPRWLRPIVGVYVELIRNTPFLVQLFFIFFGLPGVGLRINEMEAAILTMVINLGAYSTEIIRAGIGAVARGQTEAALSLAMTRFQVFRYIILRPALQKIWPALSSQLVIVMLGSAVCSQIAVEELSFAANFIQGRNFRAFESYGVATVVYLILAILLRQLLRLIGERYVLARPARTTDGPRLRRRSA
- a CDS encoding AI-2E family transporter, producing the protein MNNRRVYEKSFHILLVIVTIGMGSILLPFFSAVFWGAILALMFQPVQRWLLVRMGNKPNLAALATLAFILLLVILPLALVAGTLIQEVALIYARIQHGQLNVAGYFQKALALLPASAQHLLARFGLTDFGDLQAKLTAGAATISQVLAARALTFGQNTFQFVVAFGVMLYLVFFLLRDGRHIGRLIRHALPFDESHKVHLLRKFTTVVRATVKGNIVVALVQGLLGGIIFLILGVEGALLWGVLMAFLSLLPAIGAALVWGPAAILLFATGHEWKATILLLFCVFVIGLADNLLRPLLVGKDTKLPDWVVLISTLGGMALFGINGFVIGPLIAALFMASWTLFAQQNHSQD
- a CDS encoding amino acid ABC transporter permease, whose product is MNFTLWDIVRALLLALRWTALLSVGAFVFGGIVGLLVLWCRISRAALPRVLARCYIELFQGTPLLMQLFMIFFGLALFGLEVPAWLAAGLGLTLWSSAFLAEIWRGAVEAIHRGQWEAGASLAMSRMQQMRHIVLPQAMRISIAPTVGFCVQIVKGTAVTSIIGFVELTKAGTMITNATFRPFETFGLVALMYFALCWPLSVYSRFLEKKFHAAHHH
- a CDS encoding amino acid ABC transporter ATP-binding protein — encoded protein: MPLITIDDVKKRFGSNEVLKGIRLSVEKGEVIAIIGKSGSGKSTLLRCINGLETIDEGAINVAGAYLGQGEAELRRLRLKVGMIFQQFNLFPHLSVGRNVMISPMVVKGTSEAAARKLAVQNLERVGLSEKFDSFPEQLSGGQQQRVAIARALSMEPNALLCDEITSALDPELVNEVLNVVRKLADEGMTLLMVTHEMRFAREVCDRVVFMHQGKVHEIGPPEELFVNPRTPELRQFIGMTNL